TCGTAATTCACGGGGCATAGGCTTCGTTCTCGAAGTTGTTGTTCAAGGGCATTTAAAGCGATATGTTCGCGCAACACATCGGTATTGCTAGGTGTGCTTAAAATGTAAGGCGCTTGTTTGCGTGTCGCTAAACGCGGATCCCGTCCATTGCGTTTGTTCTTGGTTCTGCGAGGCTGATCATCGCTAAGTTCTCGACTAAGCTCCGGACCGGTTTTGATGAGGTGCGCAATATAAATGACCCCTACTAATCCATCTTCGCGACGATCAAATTTGAATTCCTCAGATTCGATAGGATTGACTTCTTCTGGGTCACTTGCGCATCCTACGAGAGACGCCAAAAGAGCAATAAAAATGAGTCGATATAATTGATACATAAGGCGCTTGGATTTGTTAAATGATACAAAGAAATTAAACATTACCATACCGTCTCGGCAGACAATTGCAAATAGAGAACAAGGCGTTAAGAGGCGATAAAAGGTGATGCCATCAGCAAAATAATGGCATAGCGTGCAGCTTTCCCAATGAACATGGCGATCGCTGTTTTCAAATAGGGCAGTTTAAGCCAGCCAGCCGCCAAACAAATGATATCCCCCACAATGGGTAACCAACTGAAAAGTAATGCCCATGCACCCCATCTGCGCACATAAGTTAGATACTTTAATTGTTGGTTTTTTTGGGCCAGCTGTTCAGGCGTGCGATACCGAGCGGCCTGAATGCCCATCCAGAATGTAATTAACCCACCTATTGTATTGCCTAAGGTGGCCGCAATGAAAAGCTGGAACGTGGGTGCCCATTGATTTAGGTGGGCTGCTAATAGTGCTGCTTCAGAGCCACCAGGAAGCAGAGTTGCTGCCAATAAGCTCGTTAGAAATAATCCGAAGACAGTCATGAAACCCACATATTTTTACGGCCAGGTGGGCACTATAACGTATTCAGCCAAGTCAGCGCACTGTCGCGAGAATTGAAAATGCGCATAGGTCGAGATGGAAAAGCAATGGTGTTGATCTCAACAAAAGATTCAGCCGACAAGCGCGCGAACCTACTAGTGGCGATCATCGCAATCGCTTTTAGACGATGCTGGTTGCCAAAATTTCGAATACCGTCAAAGTCAAAGTAGTTATCGTCTCGCCATTCAAATAACAGCGCAAACGGTTTTGTGGTATTGAGCTGAAGCCAGTGATTAAACACTAACTGGGTGGTGCTATCGACCTCAGCATCGGTCGCAGGAATCCACTCGACCAAATGGTCGGAATGATGTTTGAAACTTCCAAGTTCTTGGATGTCTTCGGTCATAAGGCTCTCCAATCATAACCACAGAGCTAAAACAATGACCTTCCTTGGTAGTGTTGGGAGTACATATTGATATGATTTAGAGAAGCAAACCTTCGGTTAGTTCAATTAATTCGAAGGACGCTCGATTTGAGCGTCCTTGATTAAAAACTAGGCCATGCCTTCTTGCTCACATTCCATACAGGTTGTTGCACAATCAGAATTCGAATCGAGTTGGTCAGCTGCACTTCTGAGTGCTGTGCGGACGCCTTCTTCAATCACAGGGTGATAAAATGGCATGTCCAACATTTGGGCAATTGTCATTTGCTGTTGATGCGCCCAAGCCAATAGGTGGGCAAGGTGCTCGGCTGCAGGACCAATCATTTCAGCCCCCATGAGTATGCCGGTGCCTTGCTCTGCATAGATACGAAGGAGTCCCTTGTTTTTTAGCATCACTCGACTTCGGCCTTGGTTTTCAAAGCTTACTTCGCCAATGACCAAACAATTGCACGCGCCAAGACGACGTTGAGCTTCTTGATAGGTCATACCGATCATTGCTATTTGCGGGTCGCTAAACACAACAGAAATGGCGCTTCTTCTCAATCCATTCTGTAATGTTGGGTATCGTCCTGCATTGTCACCCGCGATTCGCCCTTGATCTGCAGCTTCATGCAATAGCGGCAATTGGTTGCTGGCATCTCCTGCAATAAATATATGCGGCATAGATGATTGCATAGTGAGAGGGTCGGCAATTGGAACGCCTTTCGAATCAAGATCCAGCGATAAGCTTTCTAAGGCAAGTTTATCTACATTTGGGCGTCTGCCAGTCGCAGCAATTACGTAGTTAACTTTGATGTCTTGCAATGTACCGTGATCATCAACATAGCGAATATCAACAGCATTTCCATTGCGTTTCATATGCTCAAGTTTAACATCGGGGTAGAGTGGAAATTCATGTTTGAAGGTTTGTGTTGCATACTCTCGAACAGCTGGATCCGTTAAGGGACCCACATTACCGCCAACACCGAACATGTGAACCTGAACGCCAAGACGATGCAAAGCTTGCCCTAACTCAAGGCCAATCACCCCTGGGCCAAATATCGCGATAGAGGCAGGAAGATCATCCCAGTCAAAAATGTCGTCATTGACGACTAATCGGTCACCCAGTTCGTTCCAGACTTGCGGATAGGCTGGGCGTGAGCCGGTTGCGATGACAATGCGTTCAGCATGAATTTGTGTGTG
This genomic window from Echinimonas agarilytica contains:
- a CDS encoding YqaA family protein gives rise to the protein MTVFGLFLTSLLAATLLPGGSEAALLAAHLNQWAPTFQLFIAATLGNTIGGLITFWMGIQAARYRTPEQLAQKNQQLKYLTYVRRWGAWALLFSWLPIVGDIICLAAGWLKLPYLKTAIAMFIGKAARYAIILLMASPFIAS
- a CDS encoding dihydrolipoyl dehydrogenase; amino-acid sequence: MKQLTVDVAVIGGGTAGLSAYRAAKQHANHVVMIEGGPFGTTCARVGCMPSKLLIAAAEASHQAQSTDAFGVHIEGAVVVDSKQVMARVKSERDRFVGFVVEGVDSIPSEDKIEGYAKFVGTHTLQVDGHTQIHAERIVIATGSRPAYPQVWNELGDRLVVNDDIFDWDDLPASIAIFGPGVIGLELGQALHRLGVQVHMFGVGGNVGPLTDPAVREYATQTFKHEFPLYPDVKLEHMKRNGNAVDIRYVDDHGTLQDIKVNYVIAATGRRPNVDKLALESLSLDLDSKGVPIADPLTMQSSMPHIFIAGDASNQLPLLHEAADQGRIAGDNAGRYPTLQNGLRRSAISVVFSDPQIAMIGMTYQEAQRRLGACNCLVIGEVSFENQGRSRVMLKNKGLLRIYAEQGTGILMGAEMIGPAAEHLAHLLAWAHQQQMTIAQMLDMPFYHPVIEEGVRTALRSAADQLDSNSDCATTCMECEQEGMA